CAAGTTTTGGCTAACATTAGCAAGGGTTTCAGAAAAAGCTTCTTTAAAATCAACTTTACTGGCAGCAATTCCGCCAATAATTATAAAAACGGAAACCAAGCCCAGGATGAAAGCAGATTTCGCTAAAACAGAAGGGAATTGGGACGGCAGTTTTAACTCTGCCAATTTTTGTTCTTTTGGCTGAACGGAAATTTCTCCGGCGTTTATTCCTTGAACATACTCGCTGTACGACTGTGTCTGCCTAACATATTCTTGAACCCAATCTTTTGTCGTCACCCAGTTCCTGCCGACTTTAATTGCCTTAATCTTTCCCCGCCTGGCTCTTAAACTTAAATATTCCTGCGAGTAATGGCAGTATTTTGTGGCTTCTTGCAGAGAGATATATTGTGGCATTTTAGAATTGCTTGCGGCCGATTGATCCTATTTCCTCATCTGATATCTTCCTTATAGCTTAGTTCATTTTCCGATAAATAAAAATAGCCGTCAAGAAAGGCGTTGTGGATAAGTCAAGTCGTATCCGATATCATTATCGGATACTAGAAATATTAAGGTAATTTTCTTATCTGTTGAGTTTCCGTTGAGGCCTAACCTCAACAGGAGTAAATCCCTACAACGAGGAATATACGGTTCAGCTACGACCGTAGCTGAAAGTGAAGTTAATACCTTCTCCTTGACCTTATTTTTCTTAGTTGACGACTGTCGTCAACGAGGGCACATGATATTTCGGGTTAAGGCGTGTGCTTAACCTGGTTAAGCACACAAGTTACTGACCAACTGAAAAGAGATGACAGGCAAACAATATCTGTGTAAATGATACACATTAGCACTATATTGCACAATTCAAGGCCTCATCGCCATGCTCTGAATAATTCCCAAACCGATGAAGGTAGCTATCAGGCTGCTCCCCCCATAACTTATTAAGGGGAGAGGGATGCCAATAATCGGCAAAAGCCCCAGATTCATGCCGACGTTGATAATTATCTGGATAATCATAATAATTGCCAACCCGGCAGAAAACAGCCTCGGGAAATTGCTCTGACTGACCAGGCTAAGCCTGATCATTCTCCAGATTAAGACAATAAACGCCAAAAGAACCAGTCCGGCTCCGGCCAAGCCCCATTCTTCAACAACGCCGGCAAAAGCAAAGTCGGTCTGGCTGGCTGGCAGAAAACCGTATCTGATCTGGGTTCCGTTGCCAAAACCCTTGCCGAAAAGGCCGCCGGAACCAATCGCCACCTTTGCCTGAGCCTGGTTCCAGCCGCTGCCTAAGGGCGCAAACGAAGGAGAAAGAAAGCTGGAAATCCTGTCCTTTTGGTACCCCTTAAGAAGAAAAGACCAGCTCAGAGCCAGAAGAATCAGGCCGCAAAGGCAGAGAATCAAAAAGTGCCTCAGTTTGATGCCGGAAACCAGAAGCGTTCCTATCCAAAGAAAAACCAGGATAATGACCGAACCGACTTCTGGCTGAAGCAAAATTAAGATAGCGGGAGCTAAAACATACAGTCCGGAAACCAGTATATGGCGTATCCGATAGACCTCTACGTGACGAGTGGAAAAATACTTAGCCAGCAGAATTATCAAAACTACCTTGGTAAACTCTATCGGATCGAATGAAACCGGACCGAAGCGGTACCAACTCCGGCTGCCGCGGATATGAGGAGCAAAGAACAAAAGACCGACTAGGCCGACCAGGCACAGAGAGTAGAGAATGACCAATAAATAGGGCCCGTCGCGAAGAACCCGCCAGTCAAGAAAGCTGAAAACAATCATCAAGGCAATCCCCGCGAGCAAGAAGACTGTCTGTTTCTGGAAGTTAAAAAAAATTCCCAGGTAATAGGAAGAGCTGAGAATAGTCGTCAGGCTCAATCCGGCCAGCAAAAGGCTGGGAATAATTATCAGCCAGTCAAGAGATTTAAGTTTTTGATAAAAACTGGTAAAAGACATGAAGTTTTCGTGGAATATTCAAACTATTCTGAAATATTTCACGACTTTTGCTGCTCTTTTTCTGTTTTTTCTTCCAGCTTAAAAACCTCCCTTAAAAACAGGTCTTGTTCTAGGTTTGCGGATTCGAATAATTTTAAGTTTTCTGCCGCCAAACCAAAAAAGCTGCGCAAAGCGCCAATTTCCTTCCGGCATGGAAAAGGAATTATACAAACGTCTTTTTGAAAGAAATGGAAACCGAGTTTTTTCAGCTTTTTGCGGATAGTTTCTTTCAAACGCTGATTTCCCAGAATGTCCAGAATCACCAGCCGCCATTCTTTATCCCAGCGTTTGGGGCGTCTAATTTCGAGCCAATCGATCTGGCACTTGGCCGCTTCTACTTTTCCTGCCGACGTCAGCTGGATGGAAAAATAATCCTCTTTCAGCTGTCCAACAAGCAGGTTTTTCTTTTTTAAATAATAAAAGGCGTCTTTGACGACTCTTTCTTTCAAGGGCTTGCCGCCGAAAAGCTGTCGGTAAACCTCGATCCAAAACCGGGGAGACTGTTTGTTGATAACAATCTCTTTTTTAGCCAATAGTTTTTTTAAGATTTCTTGGGAAATAACCCCTTTGATTCTAGCCATGTTAATTAATTTGTGGAAAATGATAATGCTTATTACATATTCCACGGTTACAAGTTGTTTTATTGTACAATATAGCAAGATTGCCTGGCAAGCCCCGCCTGCTCTTTACGTATAAAAAAGGAACTTAGTTCCTTTTAAAGGAACTAAGTTCCTTAGGAAGTTCCTTAGAAGAATTATTTTAAGATCTTTAAAAACTCTGCTTCTGTTATAACTTTGACTTTCAGTTTTTCTGCTTTTTCTAATTTAGAGCCAGGGTTTTCCCCGATGACCAAAAAGTCTGTATTTTTGGAAACCGATTCCGAAATTTTTCCGCCCAGATCCCTGATTTTTTGTTTTGCCTCTTCCCTCGTCATTGCTTTTAAGTTGCCTGTTAAAACAAAAGTTAAATTTTTCAGTCTTGTATCTGGTATCTGGTATTTAGTATTTTGGATAACAATGCCGGCCCTTTTCAGCTTTGCTAAAAACGCCAAGTTTTTCTTGTCTTGGAAATATTCATAAATCGATTTGGCGACTATCGGCCCGATATCGTAAATGTTTTGCAAATCAGATAAAGTTGCTTTTTTTAAATTTTCTAAATTGCCGAAGCGTTCTGCCAAGTCTTGAACCGTTTCCTCTCCCGCGTTCCTGATTCCCAAAGCGAATATGAATCTCGGTAAATCAATTTCCTTTTTTGCTTGAATCGCTTCAATCAAATTCTTGGCCGACTTTTCCGCAAATCCGGATATTAAGGCTTTCGGCTTGCCCCGGGACAATCCCCTCCCTGAAAGCACGTCTCCTTCTTTCAAAGAAAACAGATCGGCCGGATCGCCAATCAAATCCGCGCTAAGGAGCTTGTCAATAATTCTCGGGCCCAATCCCTGAATGTCAAAAGCGCCCCGGGAAACAAAATGGGAAAACCACCGCCTGGTTCTGGCAAAACAATTTGGATCTTGGCACCGCCAGACGACTTCGGCATCCGGCTTGACCAGCTCGGTCCGGCAGGAAGGGCACTTGTCGGGAAAACGGAAAGTTCTTTCCCTGCCGGTCCGCAATTCTGGCAAAACCTCGAGAACATCGGGAATGACGTCTCCGGCCCTTCCCACCACCACCGTGTCTCCTACTTTTAATCCCAATCTTCTGACTTCGTCTTCGTTATGTAAAGTGGCTCTAGAAATGGTAACCCCTCCCACCTGGACGGGCTTTAAAATAGCTACCGGGGTGATGGCTCCGGTCCTTCCCACCTGGAAAATTACATCTTCAACTACGGTCGTTGCCTGTCTCAAAGGAAACTTAAAAGCAATCGCTCCCCTCGGCGCCTTGCCGGCGATCCCGAGCTTTTCAAAAATAGAATCTTCGTTGATGACAACGACGATGCCGTCGATCTCGTAGGGAAGTTGCTCGCGGTTCTTCAGCCAAGACTCCCGGAAAGAAACGACTTCCTCCAGATTTTTGCAGAACTTAGAGTATTTATTGTTGGTTTTAAAGCCAAGAATTTTTAAAATCTTATGCTCCTCTTCGTGAGTTTTCTGGCCAAGGTCAGAAACCAATTCATAGACATTGACGTCCAAGCTCCGGCCGGCAGTGACCCTTGGATCCAGCTGGCGCACCGAGCCTGCGGCCAGATTTCTGGGATTGGCATAGAGAGACAAGCCCTTTTTCACCTGCTCCCGGTTTATCTTTAAAAAGTCTTTTGTCCTGATAATCGCCTCCCCCCTGACAATAACTTCGGCCAAACCCTTTTTTTTAACAACCCCGGCAATCTCGGGCAACCCTTCCTTGTTTAAACCTTCTAAAACGTCCTTGAGGCGGCGCAGCCTCAAAGGAAGAGACTCGATCGTTCTTAGGCTTTGAGTGACATCTTCGCCCCAGACGCCATCGCCCCTGGTCGATCCGGTTTTCAAGATCTCTTTTTGGTAAACCAATTCTATGGCCAGGCCGTCGAGCTTGGGCTCGCAGTAAAAATTGATTCTTTCCTTTTCCGTCTCGGGTAAAAGCTTTCGATTCCTTTCCAGCCAATCCTCCATATCTTCTTTGGAAAAGGCATCGTTAAAAGAAAGCATTGGCTTTGCGTGCCTTACCTTTGAGAACTTTTCCAAGGGCTTGCCGCCTATCCTCTGGGTGGGTGAGTCGGGCGTTACCAGATCAGGAAATTTCTGTTCCAAATCAAAAAGCTCTTTTTTAAGAGAATCTAAAATCCCTTCGGAAATCTCTGTTTTATCGAGAACGTGGTAGAGATAACGGTAATGGTTAATCAGGGCTTTGAGCTTTTCGGTTCTTTGACGAGCCTCTAATTTGGTCATATATTTCTCTTCTTTTCTATTATATCACTTCTCATCTAAAAATCCCTGCCGAAACAGGGATTAAGAAGCTAGTATTTATAGTTGTCCCGAGGTCAGACCTCGGGTTGCTTCTATTATTTATTATTACTCCAAACCGATTTTTTCCGGGTCATAAAAACTACCCTTATAATCAATTTGTTGATTGATAAGATCACGGCACCTTTTTTCTCCGCCAATCGTTTTTAATAAAAATTTCCTTTCGCTGACTGATGGAAAATTCTTCTTGCCAATATAGTCTAGATAACTCGACCAACGATAATTTTTTAGAAAATGTTTAGCCCTTGCTCGATTTCTGATGCCTTTTTCTTTCCATTTCGGCTCAATAATGGCAAGCGGGTTGGTGTGAATATAAGTGAGAACCCTTTCCAGCTGTTTATCGGTCTTGATGTGAACGGCGTGAAACCGTCCCTGAAATAAATGACCGCTACGTTTGTATTTCCGATTAAAATAAGAGGCATAACCAGTACCCAATTTTTGGATAAATAGACTGATGCCCTTGGGTTTTATCTGCCGTAAAAGCAAATGAATATGATTGGGCATTAATACAAAAACTAAAACCTCAACTAATAAAGTCCGTTCAAAATTACCCGAGGTCAGACCTCGGGCCATCTGTTTTTTAAAACGAAAACGCTCTTTTCTCCGATCTTTAATAGATACTGGTTTGGCATTATTGAACTCGAATAAGGAAAAAATCCCGCGGTAATGATCCGCTTCGTCCAAAAAAATCTGCCTCTGCTCAACTCCACGGAGAACGATGTGGTAAATTTCTCCGTCAACTAGCTTTGGTCTTTTCATAAATTTGGAAAAGCGATCCGAGATCTAGCGTCCCGAGGTCTGACCTCGGGACAATCTGGTTATTGGGTTATGGCGGGTCGCTTTAGATTAACGGACAATGCGAATTCCTCGTTTGACGTCTTTGTAAGCGCCGATCGATTTAAGGCAATAATTCAATCCCGGGCAATCGAGGCCGGGACTCAAATAGTCGACTCCGTAGCTGGCGCCGTTTAACTGCTCTTCCCATCGGGTCTGAGTCGATCCATTAACCAGAGCATAAAGGGATCTTTCGATCCCGGTTTCGGCGGCGTAAAAAGCGGCGACAGAATTTCCTATATTTCTCAGGCTTTTTATCTGGCTGGTCAAAAGGATAGAAGATCCCAGAGCGACGCTCAAAACTAAAGCCAGAATCATGACCGTCAAATAAAGGGAAACTCCTCGGGAAAATTTGTTATTGGGCATATATCCAAAAAATATTATTACTTATCAAGCCTTCTTTGGGAAAGACTCGTCTGAACCGTCAGGAAAGGCTCCATCTCCGGTTTTGCGCTTTTCCTCTTCAGGGTCAGGGAAAAAGTGACTCTGGGCTGAAGGTCGTCTGCCTGGTCCTGGCCCGAAAGGCCGACGCCAAAAGCAACTGCTTGCGAGTTTTCCGACGTCAGAAACTGTTCCTGGGTGTCTTTTTTCTCCTTGAGCCTGCTGGTTGAGACATCCAAAAAGAATTCCTGGCAAACATTGTCAGAATTAACAAACTTTATCCCCTTGCCGCTCCTGGTAGTCTCATAGTTCAAATTGGGGGCTGAAAGACAGCCCGTCGTCTCTCTCTTTGCCATTCTCAAAGATCTGCTCATATATTCCATCAGGAAAGAGGTCTGGTCAAAAATAGTTTGAAAAGCCAGAGACCGGCGCTGGCTCTGAAAGTTAACCAGAAAGATATTGCCGACAATGGCAACGACAACAGAGAAAAGCGTTACCGCCACCAGCAGTTCAACTATTGTCAGTCCCGCGTCACTTTTAGTTTTATCTTTAGAATTCATAATTGTTTTCACCAATTGTAAAGCTTTTCGCTGGCTAAAAAAGAATGCGTCCTGCCTTTTTCTTGCCAAAGAACCTGGACCTCGATTTTCAAGATATCTGTGTCTGGGTCCGGGTTTTCCGAAGCGTCTTCTGTCGTCAGAGTAATTTTCCTCTGGTAGCTCGTCGCCTGGCCTAAAGCATAATTGTAAAAACTGCCGTCGTTCAGCAAATTACGCCCTGTTGTCCAAGGAGTTAAAGACTGGCTGGAATAATCTGCTTCGCAGCCAGTAGCAGCGCATCCAGTCAGGCCGGTCAGCCAATCAACTTCTTTTACTTTATTGCTATCTCTTAAGTTCCTAATGATTTCTATTCCTTCCTGGGCCAGATAGCTTGCCATCAGCCTTTGCCCGGAAAGCGGCAAAAAACTCGTCGTTTGCTGGACCAGCGAGAAAACGGCGATAATGGCGACAACCATTATAAACAAAGAAAACAAAACTTCCAAAAGAGTGAACCCCCACACCAAGCCTTTATTGGGCT
This DNA window, taken from bacterium, encodes the following:
- a CDS encoding FtsW/RodA/SpoVE family cell cycle protein is translated as MSFTSFYQKLKSLDWLIIIPSLLLAGLSLTTILSSSYYLGIFFNFQKQTVFLLAGIALMIVFSFLDWRVLRDGPYLLVILYSLCLVGLVGLLFFAPHIRGSRSWYRFGPVSFDPIEFTKVVLIILLAKYFSTRHVEVYRIRHILVSGLYVLAPAILILLQPEVGSVIILVFLWIGTLLVSGIKLRHFLILCLCGLILLALSWSFLLKGYQKDRISSFLSPSFAPLGSGWNQAQAKVAIGSGGLFGKGFGNGTQIRYGFLPASQTDFAFAGVVEEWGLAGAGLVLLAFIVLIWRMIRLSLVSQSNFPRLFSAGLAIIMIIQIIINVGMNLGLLPIIGIPLPLISYGGSSLIATFIGLGIIQSMAMRP
- the ligA gene encoding NAD-dependent DNA ligase LigA; translation: MTKLEARQRTEKLKALINHYRYLYHVLDKTEISEGILDSLKKELFDLEQKFPDLVTPDSPTQRIGGKPLEKFSKVRHAKPMLSFNDAFSKEDMEDWLERNRKLLPETEKERINFYCEPKLDGLAIELVYQKEILKTGSTRGDGVWGEDVTQSLRTIESLPLRLRRLKDVLEGLNKEGLPEIAGVVKKKGLAEVIVRGEAIIRTKDFLKINREQVKKGLSLYANPRNLAAGSVRQLDPRVTAGRSLDVNVYELVSDLGQKTHEEEHKILKILGFKTNNKYSKFCKNLEEVVSFRESWLKNREQLPYEIDGIVVVINEDSIFEKLGIAGKAPRGAIAFKFPLRQATTVVEDVIFQVGRTGAITPVAILKPVQVGGVTISRATLHNEDEVRRLGLKVGDTVVVGRAGDVIPDVLEVLPELRTGRERTFRFPDKCPSCRTELVKPDAEVVWRCQDPNCFARTRRWFSHFVSRGAFDIQGLGPRIIDKLLSADLIGDPADLFSLKEGDVLSGRGLSRGKPKALISGFAEKSAKNLIEAIQAKKEIDLPRFIFALGIRNAGEETVQDLAERFGNLENLKKATLSDLQNIYDIGPIVAKSIYEYFQDKKNLAFLAKLKRAGIVIQNTKYQIPDTRLKNLTFVLTGNLKAMTREEAKQKIRDLGGKISESVSKNTDFLVIGENPGSKLEKAEKLKVKVITEAEFLKILK
- a CDS encoding transposase; protein product: MKRPKLVDGEIYHIVLRGVEQRQIFLDEADHYRGIFSLFEFNNAKPVSIKDRRKERFRFKKQMARGLTSGNFERTLLVEVLVFVLMPNHIHLLLRQIKPKGISLFIQKLGTGYASYFNRKYKRSGHLFQGRFHAVHIKTDKQLERVLTYIHTNPLAIIEPKWKEKGIRNRARAKHFLKNYRWSSYLDYIGKKNFPSVSERKFLLKTIGGEKRCRDLINQQIDYKGSFYDPEKIGLE
- a CDS encoding prepilin-type N-terminal cleavage/methylation domain-containing protein, whose product is MNSKDKTKSDAGLTIVELLVAVTLFSVVVAIVGNIFLVNFQSQRRSLAFQTIFDQTSFLMEYMSRSLRMAKRETTGCLSAPNLNYETTRSGKGIKFVNSDNVCQEFFLDVSTSRLKEKKDTQEQFLTSENSQAVAFGVGLSGQDQADDLQPRVTFSLTLKRKSAKPEMEPFLTVQTSLSQRRLDK